A part of Salvelinus alpinus chromosome 5, SLU_Salpinus.1, whole genome shotgun sequence genomic DNA contains:
- the LOC139575027 gene encoding ferritin, heavy subunit, protein MPPIRQNFHQDCEAAINRQINLELYASYVYLSMAYYFDRDDQALHNFAKFFKNQSHEEREHAEKLMKVQNQRGGRIFLQDIKKPEKDEWGSGVEALESALQLEKSVNQSLLDLHKVCSEHNDPHMCDFIETHYLDEQVKSIKELGDWVTNLRRMGAPQNGMAEYLFDKHTLGKESA, encoded by the exons ATGCCTCCGATTAGACAGAACTTCCATCAGGACTGTGAGGCTGCCATCAACCGGCAGATCAACCTGGAGCTGTACGCTTCCTATGTCTATCTGTCCATG GCGTATTACTTTGATCGTGATGACCAGGCCCTGCACAACTTTGCCAAGTTTTTCAAGAACCAGTCCCACGAAGAACGTGAGCACGCTGAGAAGCTGATGAAAGTTCAGAACCAGAGGGGAGGGAGAATCTTCCTGCAGGACATCAAG AAACCAGAGAAGGATGAGTGGGGTAGCGGTGTGGAGGCCCTTGAGAGTGCCCTGCAGCTGGAGAAGAGTGTGAACCAGTCCCTGCTGGACCTGCACAAGGTCTGCTCTGAACACAACGACCCACAC ATGTGTGACTTCATTGAGACACACTACCTGGACGAGCAGGTGAAGTCCATAAAGGAGCTGGGTGACTGGGTGACCAACCTCCGCCGCATGGGTGCCCCCCAGAACGGCATGGCCGAGTACCTGTTTGACAAACACACTTTGGGGAAAGAGAGCGCATAG